Proteins encoded in a region of the Halarcobacter mediterraneus genome:
- a CDS encoding thioredoxin family protein produces the protein MKIEILGTGCTKCEALLQNVKQAIADEKIFAQIEKVDDPIKIMEYQVLSTPALVVNGIVKSSGKLLNKEEVKEFLK, from the coding sequence ATGAAAATTGAAATTTTAGGTACAGGTTGTACAAAGTGTGAAGCATTACTTCAAAATGTAAAACAAGCAATTGCAGATGAAAAAATATTTGCACAAATAGAAAAAGTAGATGACCCAATTAAAATTATGGAATATCAAGTTTTATCAACACCAGCATTAGTAGTAAATGGAATTGTTAAAAGTAGTGGAAAACTACTTAATAAAGAGGAAGTAAAAGAGTTTTTAAAATAA